In Lotus japonicus ecotype B-129 chromosome 5, LjGifu_v1.2, one genomic interval encodes:
- the LOC130719347 gene encoding uncharacterized protein At1g03900-like → MATNPTLTLEKGPHCSCKNILAPYCQVIISELACIQCVNEEEEDESFEHTLQVVREVSVYEIPPRTTSGGYKCGEWLQSDKIWTGRIRDVSRRDRCEIRLEDPASDDLFAACFVYPGQREGSVEPVLDSSCYFVLKIEDGQGKHAFIGLGFNERNEAFDFNVALSDHEKYVRREHDKESGNADAAEDSQIHIHPAVNHRLKFKMFLRSKSYLDNTIFNNFELAYVMDVGLLIA, encoded by the exons ATGGCTACCAATCCTACCCTAACCCTAGAGAAAGGTCCTCATTGTTCATGTAAGAACATTTTGGCGCCTTATTGCCAAGTCATAATTTCAGAGCTAGCCTGTATTCAATGTGtaaatgaagaggaagaagacgagTCTTTCGAGCACACGCTTCAGGTCGTGCGCGAGGTTTCCGTCTACGAGATCCCGCCGCGCACAACCTCCGGCGGCTACAAGTGCGGCGAGTGGCTGCAGTCCGACAAGATCTGGACCGGCCGGATCCGCGACGTCTCCCGCCGCGACCGCTGCGAGATCCGCCTCGAGGATCCCGCCTCCGACGACCTCTTCGCCGCGTGCTTCGTCTACCCCGGCCAGCGTGAGGGGTCGGTTGAGCCGGTGCTCGACTCGTCTTGCTACTTTGTCCTCAAGATCGAGGATGGTCAAGGGAAGCATGCGTTCATTGGATTGGGGTTCAATGAGAGGAATGAGGCGTTTGATTTCAACGTCGCTCTTTCTGATCATGAGAAGTATGTTCGCCGGGAGCATGATAAGGAATCCGGTAATGCTGATGCTGCCGAGGATTCTCAGATCCATATTCACCCTGCTGTTAATCACAGGCTTAAG TTCAAAATGTTTCTAAGATCAAAATCTTACTTAGATAACACTATATTCAACAATTTTGAACTTGCATATGTGATGGATGTAGGCTTGTTAATAGcgtag